TCAAACTGTCTGGCAGGGCTGTTTTGAAGAATGATTGAGACAATTCACGTCAATTACTTAGCACAGTAACTGATAAATAAGTATTCAATGAATTGAGTTGTTACTGTGATTACAGTTTTTGATGTAATTATCCAGCTAAGGCTAGGATGGCAACTAATCTCTATTAAGCAATATGCTAGGTATTTTCACATATGTTACCTCATCTTAAACcttataaatatctttttaaaaaaatttagttacTATGACTACCACCActttagagaagaggaaataaagtcTTAGAGTCATAAATCACCTTGCCTAAGGTTATATAAATTGGTAGCCTGAGACACAAATTTAGGTTTTCCTGATCTAGGGATAACTGAGAACTGTTATCTCAATGGGCTAAATTATGCTACCATTACAGTGTGTTCTACAGatagttaaaatgaatgaattttcttAGATCTCcaacagaaaatgagtaaaattacagaatttaccTCAACTGCCCAAGATTTTTAAAGGCTGATTCCTTGATTGTAATTTCACAGAGAAAAGCAACCTAAAATAATGTGGATTAACTGATGTTATGTATTATTATCTTTGTcggtggtttttaaatttttgtgtttaaaccagtgtttctcaacccTCTTTTCATGCTTAGCCCCCCAAGGCACCTTTTTCGATGATTTTTTCTGCACACTCCCTCCCCTTGCCCACACCTGCCCCCATGAAGATGAACACTTAAGGAATAAGAAATCAATAAGCAAAGCTGGACTTTGGAGGCAAGCTTTCCTTCTGGAGGGCCACAAACCATGGCAGCATCTAAAATTCTTTTGCCCCCTAAAAACCACTTTTTGCCCTCTTGGATGTGCCCACCCTGTGGGGACACGTGGCACTGTCTGCAGATATTTCTGGTTGGCCTGGTGGGAGGGGGGCTACTGGCACCTACTGGGTAAAGGCCAGTGATACTAAGCATCGGATAATGTGCAAGACAGCTCCCACACCAAAGAACGATCCAATCCAAGTGTCAACAGTGTTGAAGAAGGTCAGCGTAGACGAATACCTGGGATTCACATTAAAAAGGCACACACCCGAGTTCTAACCCCAGAGATTCTGAATGAGCAGGAATGGGCTCAGGGATCTGAACTGTAAAAACAAACTGGGGCCCACATGCAGATGATCCATTAACTACCATGCAAAGTTTGGAAAAATGCTATTATCTGAGTTAATCACATAgtcttaaagtttaaaaatttccccaaatttcaACCTCAAGTTTTGTTTACCCAATCTTAAGTTATAAATTACCAATGTATACTGCTTAGTCTTTTTACCTCAGCATTTGAAATGTTTTCCCAAAAAGTAATTTCATAAATCAGTGGATAGGGCTGGTTCACAGACTTGTTGTCAGAATTCTTTGGGACACCAATATAGACACGCAGTGAGTCATCATTAATGGACTTCAAGTTAAGGACTGGAGGGAATATGATAGCTATAAAAAAAGTATAAAGACACAATATTCAACTCAGTTCTAAACACTTTTAAGAATTTGCACCAAATTAGAGAATTACAATCTAAAGTAGAAATCATTGGCTTACTTTGTGTTTCTCCATAAAACCTTTTCTCTTCAGACCAAAGAGATGTGTTATTTCCATTAGATGCTTGTACACGGATAAAGTAAATTCCTTTTGGGAAAACATTTTGAGGAAAGACACACTGGGTAGTTTTGACGTTCTCACAATCTGGTATTTGTTTCCACTTATCTAAATGGTTCCCAGGAATCTTTTTCAAATAGGCACTTTAAagacaaagaacattttttaaattccaaacacattaatttaataaatatttatagagtacACTGAATACACTGTACACTCTGCTAGGGGCTGAGGTTATGAAGATAAACAATCCCCATCCTCAAGAAACTTGCAATATAATGGAAGACACACGGCATAAAAGAAGACCCAAAATCTTGCTCCAGAGCATGCTAGGGCTCTGGTATGCTTCAGCTGGGGTGGGCCAGTGCACAAAGACAATTGGGAAATTCTCAGGAATGCTGTGAGCTGGTTGTTAAAaacagccattattaaaaattagattatataaatttacaaataaattgtattaaaaagaaaagcataaataCTCAACTCATCTTGTCCTAATCATCTTAGTACACATTACTATATATGTTCAAAGTTACTTATGTCCATTGTGGTGCCTGGTGGGAACTGCTCCGGAGTGTCACTTCCCAACTGCACGCTCAGTGACATCGTGTTGGTAGCTGGGAAGTGGCCATGGTGGGAGCATGTATATGCAAACACTATGAATAAGGCTTTTCCCTGCTGGAGAGCCAATGCGAAACATGCACCAACACACCACGGGGAAGTGCTGTAACAGGGACACAGGACACAGTTCTGAGAGAGCAGGTCTACACGGAGCATGGGCACCTCACTGAGCCTGCAGAGGTTAAGCTGCTCGGAAACCAAGCACTCGAAGCATCTCAGCTCAGGCCTGGAACTACACTAGCCTGAGAACTGGCTCCTTGTCTCGAGTGTCTCCTCAGCGCACTGCCATGCACAGTGCAGCCGTCTCCACCTTCCCCACAGACAGGCCTCATGGCACCCTCCCCTCGACGCACAATTCCCAATGGCAACCAAACGGCTACAGGACAGTGCAAGGCCAAGCCTAATCTTATCCCATCCTACCTATTCAagcttctctgatttctcttccatgCTCCAATGTTGTGCTACTCTCAAAGCAGGTCTTCCCCCTCCACCTGTAGGCAGAATTCCAAGCCAAGACTCCCATCCGAGGGCACATGTCCTAAATACTCCCCTCCCCTTGAGGGTGGGCGGGACCCATGAACTCCTGATGAAGCTTCATTAAATAGCAAAGGTGAAGGGAGTTTTACAAATGGAATAAAGGCCCCAAATCAGCTGACTTTTAAGTTAATCAAATGAGAGACTACCTTGGGTGGGCCTGACCTGACCTATCAGATGAGCCCTTTAAAGAGGGTGTAGAGGTCAGAGATTCTCTCTCCTGCTGGTCTCCAAGAAGCAGGACACCCTGAGTCCTCCAGCTGCAACCAGTGAATGAGGTTGTCTGCCAACGAACACCTCAGCTTGGTAAGGACCCCGGGCCAGGCACTAGATCGCAGCCCTGGCTAACTCCTGGATTGCGGCCTGTGAGGCTCTGGGCAGAGGCCCTGCTGAGCCATGACTGGGTTCTTGACCAGAAGTCACCGGGACATAGTAAGCAGAGTTCTTCAGGTTGCTAAGTTTGTGGCCATTTGTTACAGAGCAAAAGAAACTACTACCTCCTCCTTTCCCGATCTAATTTTTCTTTACATCTAGAGCTGTCTCTTGGGCTGTAGCCCCTGCCTAAGATACCCTCTCCTGTCCgctttaaaatctttaatttaaTGATAGAGACCTCATCCACACCTCATCTCCCTCCGATGGCTTCTAACGTCTCTCCAGCCCCATCCACCTTTACAATTTCAATCGAAATTGAAATTTTCGATTTCAGTGGCCCATCCCACTTTGCTCTGCAATGTTAGCTAACTGCCTTGGATTCCGGATCACATGTTTTATTCGGCTATATCTTTACAATCCCTTCAGTGTTCTGTACAGTGTGCCCAGTACCCAAAAGAAACTTAGGGCCAGCCTTCAGAAACCCCAGTCCCTCTTGTCTGTGGCCCTATTAACATACTCCTAAAAGTGAAGTATACATATGAGACTGCTGTTTTCTAACCAGTCTGTGGGTGTATATATACACTGAGGGGCACATAGGAATATGCCTGCTTTTCTATTACACAAATCATTCTTGGTTCAAAACTAACACCAAATAATGGAGAGCAATTGATCCCAGTGGTATCAGCTTCCCTTCTCCGCTCCCCCTTTTACGCATTCCTTTCCTGTCTCTTCCTGTTCTTCTTTCCCATGGCAGCTATATAAGCCTTTGATCCCTCTGTTCCTCTGCTCTCAATTTATGTTTCTTTCCCAACCTCTTCTCCCCGTTATCTACTTCTCACAGTTGGGTTTACGCTTCTCTTCTCTGGCTCCATTTATACCGCCCCCCCCCTCATTTTCCTATCAATTGAGGCCATATGCAGTTCTCTTCCACTATGTGCTGCTTGGACTTCATCCACATTTGGCTAGAACACAACTTGCCAACTGCTTCACTAACTACCATGATTTCCCACTGAAGTAATTACTAAAAATTTGTTAAAACCACTAAAACAATCAAGCAAATGGGAAGGCAAACTTGAGTTGAACAAGTCGGAATGACTAGACTGAGACATTTCAAGGACTCATGGATGACGTGTGTTCTGAAGACAAGACCAGGGTCATGTGTCATATATAGCAGGCTGGGGAAATAACACTGTAACTAGAaccatatctttaaaaaaaaagagccactAAATAGTAATAACAACAAGTATTATTAGAATACACCCTTTTAGAACAAATAGAGAAATGGGGCcaaaagaggttaagtgattAGCTCAGTGTCATCCAGCTGGTTACTGGCAGAGCTCTGTCAGGCTAGAATGAAATAACCTATTTCCAACGTATCATAACCACCTGTTGTCAGTCAGTGTGTGTGCAAGGAGGTACAGGTGGCTGAAGCAGACTGAAAAGAAGCATAATAAACCAGCAAAATAAACTgctaaaagaatggaaaagcacTTACTACAGCCACTGAGCTTGAAAAGTCACGTTTTCGTTCGTGTAATCCCAGTTAAGAATGTAAACCTGATCCTTAGCACTGATGTGTATATTTTCTGGTGCAGGCAGTTTATTTTCAACTAGAAGACAAAGAATATACAAAACACATATTTTTGCTCTAGTGAAGATAATAAGTAGTAAGAGCTCTTAATAGCATTGGTTAGAAGCTAAGAGGCTTACATTTTACCATTAGGAGGTAACAGTTTAAATAAGAGCGTGCAGTCACACAATGTATGTAATACCAGGCAGCCTCTTAGAGGAATGTGACAGATTCATGTGTACTGACACACACAGAGATCATCAATACATTAGGTTAAACAGCAAGTTGTAAAGTTGTAAAACATACCTAGCGGggtcctattttttaatttaaaaaacaaaacctaaaaaactaTATGTCTGTGTATAAGCctggaaaaaactggaaaaaatatacacCAACTACTTACCTGCAACACTTACTTCTGGAAAATGGAATTGGGGGtaaggaggcaggagaggaaaaGTGTATTTTAAACCCTTCTGTacagtttgatttaaaaaaaaaacacatattaaatttataactaaaataataaagccaagttcCTAACCTTGACCTTAATTGTTGACAAGATATCACtgattaaatataaaagaatgctTTCATAGTTTAACATTTCACTTATAAAGGTATGCTTTTTGGAAGACAACCTCTTCTTCCAGCAACTACCTCCCCTTTTTTGTGGCTTCTGAACAAATAAGAACAGTTTCTGTCATTAGAAATACCTGGACTTTTAAGCAGAATTAATTTTCATCACTATTTACCTGAGACAAAAATCCCACATAATATTTTTTTGCTTCTGTAAATGCTGTCACAATGCTTTTGTCTTAAATGTCTATTGAGCTATCATATAAACCCAGCAGGACTTTGTGATTAGAGGGTGGGAGCTTTCAgtaacccccaccccaccccgggaCCAGCAGGGAGGGCACAGGGGCTGAGGTTGACTCCATCAACAATGGCCAAGGATTTAATCAGTTATGCCAATGTAGTGAAACCTCCAGAAATGCCCAGACAGGGACAGGGTTAGAGAGCTTCTGGGTCGGTGAACATGTGGCAGTTTGGGGAGAGGCAAACCTGGACAGGGCACGGAAGCCCCAGGCCTTTCCCCACACCCTGCCCTACTGATTTTCTTCCAACTGGTGGTTCCTGCCTTAGATTCTTTTACCAAAAAAAACGGTAATCTGGGAAGTAGGATATATTTCTGAGTTCTACGTGCTGGTATAGCGTATTAATTAAATCCAAGGAGGGGGAcatgggaacctctgatctgTAGCCAAGATCGGTCAGAAGCACAAGTGATGACCTGGACTTGGGACTGGTGTCTGAAGGGAGGGGTTGTCTTTTGGACTTAGCCCTTAACTTTTAAGTTCTGACgctgtctccaggtagatagtgtaagagctgtaggacacccagctggtgtccagAGCACTGCCCTGGAGAGAAACCCACGCCCTCCACATTCACGACGTGCAGTAGTGTTCTCTTCTGTAACTACACTCTCCACAGCCTGGGACAGGAGAAATGTCATTCCCTTTCCTAAAGTATTTTTCACAGCTCCAGGAACATGTGAGTTGCTTAGTCAATACTGGTCAAATATGAAATCGGCTCTAAACTTGGCTGTGGTGTAGTGGTTGTTTTTCTTTACTGCAGCTTCTTTTTCCCACCTTCCTATTTCAAGTATCTTGGAGGGAGAGTTTTAAATTGATGTGTTTTAAATACAGGCCCATAGCTTCATATTTCAAGAAGAACAACCAGAAACTGGCCCATTTCATATCTTTGGGGACAAAGTTCTGCAAATCATTCCAGAAGACACACAGCTCCTCTTTAGAAAAGgtgattaagaggtacaaacttccagttatgaaacaAGTAAGTCACATGGATGAAAAggacagcatagggaatacagtcaatattgTAATACATGACAGACGGTAACCACACttgtcatggtgagcatttcataatgtgtatgATTGTCAaacattatgttgtacacctgaaactcatGTAATATTGgtgtgtcaactatacttcaataataaaataaaccttAGCAACTATGGGAAAAATGCCAAAATTAATACACTCaatcatgcatgtgtgtgtgtgtgtattatatatatatatatatgtatgtatatatatatatatatatgtatgtatgtatgtgtatatatatatatatatatatatatatgtatgtatgtatgtataatccTACAGTTACTGAATCTAAAGCAAAACCTCCTTCTTACCTGTGGTACTTATACAATACACTGGGCTATAGAGACCAACTTTTCTCCACAGTCTTGCTTTAACTTTTAAACAATAGGTAGTCTCTGGTGAGAGTTTATAAATTTTATCTCTGGGATAAACTGTTTCAGTCCTTTCCTGTAATAGAAAGACAATGAaagtcttttctttaaaaaagtgtaAGGTCAGACTTAAGAATTCATTCACATCATTTTCCTCTCACATCatataaaggtaaaaataatacTTACTTCTGTACTTGAAGAATTTTTCCAGATAACTAAGCTATATGTAAAGCTTGAATTATCCATAGCCCACATGTTGCTACCATGTGTCCCAGGAGGAGAGATGTTTATTATTATTGCCTTATCTTCGGCTTCTAAGTGTACTTTTGGAGGACCAATGTGAGCTGTAAAAATCAGAACATTTACTATGTAACTTCTATGCcaaaatattcattcaacaaaataatTCTGAGCACTTAATATGTGCCTGGCATAGTAAAACAGAAAGTTCCTCATGGAGTTTACACTTCAGTGgggaatatggaaaataaaacaaaacaaaacccaataaacaaatacatataatGTATGCTGTAAGGAAAAATAAGGTAATATAAGGGGACAGAGAATGGCAGCAAGGGTTGTTTTAGTTGTTAGTCAGGAAAAGCCTCTGAGACATTTGAGCTAAGAACCTGAGCAAAGTGAAGGAGTAAGTCAAGCACGTATTTAGGGCAGAGTGCCCCTCCCATGGGGATGTCTCATTTCCCAGAGACACTAAAGGGATGCGAATGGCTGAGTGGCTGAAAATGAGATCAGAGTAGCTAGAAGCCAGATAATAAAGGAAGACCTTGTGCTTGTGGTTAGAGTGTGAAGTGGCTGGAGGGCTGAGACTGGAGAAGCGCCATATTCTGATTTAGTTTGGAAAGATCATGCTGGTTACTGTCTGAAGAAGCAGGCACAGCAGTGAGAAGCTACTGCAGTAGTTCATGTGACAAATGCAAG
The DNA window shown above is from Manis javanica isolate MJ-LG chromosome 3, MJ_LKY, whole genome shotgun sequence and carries:
- the IFNAR1 gene encoding interferon alpha/beta receptor 1 isoform X2 — translated: MDNWMKLPGCQYVTSTKCNFSSLKLNVYEKIKLRIRAEKGNNTSPWYELNSFIPFQKAHIGPPKVHLEAEDKAIIINISPPGTHGSNMWAMDNSSFTYSLVIWKNSSSTEERTETVYPRDKIYKLSPETTYCLKVKARLWRKVGLYSPVYCISTTVENKLPAPENIHISAKDQVYILNWDYTNENVTFQAQWLYAYLKKIPGNHLDKWKQIPDCENVKTTQCVFPQNVFPKGIYFIRVQASNGNNTSLWSEEKRFYGETQTIIFPPVLNLKSINDDSLRVYIGVPKNSDNKSVNQPYPLIYEITFWENISNAESKILKKKTDFTFPNLKPLTVYCVKARALIEDDKWNKSSVFSDTVCEKTKSGNASKTAIIAGICAALIFILVLIYVVKILLRCVNYVFFPTSKPPSSMDEYFSERPLKNLLLSTSEEQTERCFIIENTNTIITVEETNEVDEDHKIYNSQTSEDSGNYSNEDENSMSKISEELQQETV